From Pseudomonas alcaligenes, a single genomic window includes:
- a CDS encoding thioesterase family protein, translating into MNLWFRLIWMLLTLPWRKPVQPLASSVLRMTVLPNDLDFNGHINNGRYLTLADVARMDFVLRSGAAKVAWQHKALPIVGDAMAKFRRDLKPFQRFEVHSRILGWEGKWTFLEHRFVRHGRVHGLVLIRGLFKAAGGTLDPQEFARSLGQSPVSPALPEWLLDWHRSCESASQALRVEEDEGLPNAG; encoded by the coding sequence ATGAACCTGTGGTTCCGCCTGATCTGGATGCTGCTCACCCTGCCCTGGCGCAAGCCGGTGCAACCACTGGCCAGCAGCGTGCTGCGCATGACCGTGCTGCCCAACGACCTCGACTTCAACGGCCACATCAACAATGGCCGCTACCTGACCCTGGCCGACGTGGCGCGGATGGACTTCGTGCTGCGCAGCGGCGCCGCCAAGGTGGCCTGGCAGCACAAGGCGCTGCCGATAGTCGGCGATGCCATGGCCAAGTTCCGCCGCGACCTCAAGCCATTCCAGCGCTTCGAGGTGCACAGCCGGATACTCGGCTGGGAAGGCAAGTGGACGTTCCTCGAACACCGTTTCGTGCGCCACGGCCGAGTGCATGGCCTGGTACTGATTCGCGGCCTGTTCAAAGCTGCCGGCGGCACCCTCGATCCGCAGGAGTTCGCCCGAAGCCTGGGTCAGAGCCCAGTCTCGCCGGCGCTGCCGGAGTGGCTGCTGGACTGGCACCGCAGCTGCGAAAGCGCCAGCCAGGCCCTGCGCGTGGAGGAAGACGAAGGGCTGCCAAAC